A section of the Streptomyces sp. CG1 genome encodes:
- a CDS encoding fatty acyl-AMP ligase, whose protein sequence is MASELPETFVDVVKRQAHEKPDHAAFAFLGDISGNDIDMTVTFGDLHDEAVSIATWLGSHISPGDRVLLLFPSGLDFIKAFIGCLYAGAIAVPAPLPDGFRNQDERLSGILNDAAASVVLTDQKHLDTVEGALVETDGAFICAAISDVPTAAIRELNLPDIHPDTIAFLQYTSGSTGDPKGVMITHRNLMDNFRRIHQYVGGGPGMRVCGWLPVIHDMGLVGQVLFMIYLGGWCLLMPPTEFLRRPHRWLEIIDQFDIEATVAPNFAYELCVRVISEEKLRNLDLSRLRVAMNGAEPIHAETLEKFTARFAAAGFRREVFLPCYGMAEATLLVTGTPADAVPASVTVDPSALAAGELIPAEPTVVGRVLVSSGLADATRVKIVDPVTSHPLSDGRVGEVWVRGESVSQGYWRRDQLNKEAFGLRVAAEEGYHRTGDLGAVHHGQLYVTGRSKEVIIIRGRNLYPHDLERAISGLHPKLATGAVFSLPDHADHVVVVQEIRPHSLGEQDFRELTHSIKQTLVSRFGIPEPSVVLVRPGAVRKTTSGKIRRSLMRQLFLESSLTLVFEAYGRGFQAS, encoded by the coding sequence ATGGCAAGTGAACTTCCCGAAACCTTCGTCGACGTGGTCAAGCGACAGGCTCACGAGAAGCCCGATCACGCGGCCTTCGCCTTTCTCGGCGACATCTCCGGTAACGACATCGACATGACAGTCACGTTTGGCGACCTCCATGACGAAGCGGTGTCTATCGCAACCTGGCTCGGCAGTCACATCTCACCCGGCGACCGTGTCCTGCTGCTTTTCCCCTCCGGCCTGGACTTCATCAAGGCGTTCATCGGCTGCCTGTACGCCGGCGCGATCGCCGTGCCCGCGCCGCTCCCGGACGGCTTCCGTAACCAGGACGAACGCCTCTCCGGAATCCTCAACGACGCGGCCGCCTCGGTTGTGTTGACGGACCAAAAGCACCTTGACACGGTTGAGGGCGCCTTGGTGGAGACGGATGGCGCGTTCATTTGCGCGGCGATCAGCGACGTGCCAACTGCGGCGATCAGAGAACTCAACTTGCCGGACATCCATCCAGACACCATCGCGTTCCTGCAGTACACCTCCGGCTCCACTGGTGATCCGAAGGGCGTGATGATCACTCACCGGAACCTGATGGACAATTTCCGTCGTATTCACCAATACGTCGGCGGAGGCCCTGGCATGCGAGTCTGCGGCTGGCTGCCTGTTATTCATGACATGGGCCTGGTCGGGCAGGTCCTATTCATGATCTACCTGGGCGGCTGGTGCCTATTGATGCCGCCGACAGAGTTTTTGCGCCGTCCGCACCGCTGGCTCGAGATCATCGACCAGTTCGACATCGAGGCCACGGTCGCCCCCAACTTCGCGTATGAGCTGTGCGTCAGGGTGATCAGCGAGGAGAAGCTGAGGAATCTGGATCTCTCCCGGCTACGGGTCGCCATGAACGGCGCGGAGCCGATCCATGCCGAAACGCTTGAGAAGTTCACCGCACGATTCGCCGCTGCCGGATTCCGTCGAGAGGTCTTCCTGCCGTGTTATGGGATGGCGGAGGCGACTCTCCTCGTCACCGGCACGCCCGCAGACGCCGTCCCTGCATCGGTCACGGTAGACCCCTCAGCCCTGGCGGCAGGGGAACTCATACCCGCAGAGCCGACGGTGGTCGGCCGAGTCCTGGTCAGCAGTGGTCTGGCCGACGCCACCCGCGTCAAGATCGTCGATCCAGTCACCAGCCATCCGCTATCGGACGGGCGAGTTGGCGAGGTATGGGTTCGCGGCGAGAGCGTGTCGCAGGGCTACTGGCGACGTGACCAGCTCAACAAGGAGGCCTTCGGTCTTCGAGTGGCGGCTGAGGAGGGCTACCACCGCACTGGAGATCTGGGTGCGGTGCACCACGGTCAACTTTACGTCACGGGGCGTTCCAAGGAAGTAATCATCATCCGCGGACGCAATCTCTACCCGCACGACCTGGAGCGTGCGATCAGCGGTCTACATCCGAAGCTCGCTACTGGTGCCGTGTTCTCGCTCCCGGACCATGCCGACCATGTTGTGGTTGTTCAGGAGATCAGGCCGCACTCCCTCGGCGAGCAGGATTTCCGAGAACTCACGCACTCGATCAAACAAACCTTGGTGAGCAGGTTCGGCATACCCGAACCAAGCGTTGTGCTCGTCCGGCCGGGTGCTGTCCGGAAGACGACGAGCGGCAAGATCAGAAGGTCCCTCATGCGGCAGCTCTTCCTGGAGTCGTCGCTCACGCTCGTTTTCGAGGCGTACGGTCGCGGCTTCCAGGCCAGCTGA
- a CDS encoding NADPH-dependent F420 reductase, whose translation MSSISIIGTGNMARTIGARAIAGGNTVEVMGRGQSKAADLAKALGGGATTGEWGTAPAGDIVILALLYDGVVPVVAQYGDALAGKVIVDISNPFNPTFDGLAHREETSIAQEVAKAAPAGASVVKAFNTVFRHVLEKGRPDVFIAGDNAQAKASVEAFIKSLDMRPLDVGGLKMAHWLEGAGVVTVGLANHAVGNLDFALSITELPV comes from the coding sequence ATGAGCAGCATCAGCATCATCGGCACCGGGAACATGGCCCGCACCATCGGCGCGCGGGCGATAGCAGGCGGCAACACCGTCGAGGTCATGGGCCGCGGTCAGTCCAAGGCCGCTGACCTGGCCAAGGCTCTCGGCGGCGGCGCCACGACGGGAGAATGGGGCACCGCCCCGGCCGGGGACATCGTCATCCTGGCCCTGCTGTACGACGGCGTCGTGCCGGTCGTCGCCCAGTACGGAGACGCTCTCGCGGGCAAGGTCATCGTCGACATCAGCAATCCCTTCAATCCCACGTTCGACGGGCTGGCCCACCGCGAGGAGACCTCGATCGCGCAGGAAGTCGCCAAGGCGGCCCCGGCCGGCGCCAGCGTGGTGAAGGCGTTCAACACCGTCTTCCGTCATGTCCTGGAGAAGGGTCGGCCCGACGTCTTCATAGCTGGCGACAATGCGCAGGCCAAGGCAAGTGTGGAGGCGTTCATCAAGAGCCTCGACATGCGCCCGCTGGACGTAGGCGGCCTGAAAATGGCGCACTGGCTGGAAGGAGCGGGCGTGGTCACGGTGGGCCTCGCCAACCACGCGGTGGGAAACTTGGACTTCGCCCTCAGCATCACCGAACTTCCCGTCTGA
- a CDS encoding MbtH family protein, protein MSNPFDAPDTKFLVLVNEEGQHSLWPSFVEVPAGWTVAHGEDSKDACLKYVEQNWADMRPNSLVRLMNSSNA, encoded by the coding sequence ATGTCGAACCCCTTCGATGCTCCGGACACAAAGTTCCTGGTCCTGGTGAACGAAGAAGGACAACATTCGCTCTGGCCCAGCTTCGTTGAGGTGCCGGCTGGGTGGACTGTTGCGCATGGCGAGGACAGCAAAGATGCATGCCTTAAGTACGTCGAGCAGAACTGGGCCGACATGCGGCCAAACAGCCTAGTTCGACTCATGAACTCCTCAAACGCATAA
- a CDS encoding MFS transporter — translation MADAPTRVTGYAASAARRSATSRRKALWTLLITGLGMFMTGLDNLVVTTALPTIHAELHADLTTLEWAVSGYTLPFAVLLLPAAAIGDQVGRRRTFVAGIGVFTLASAAAALSQGGSELIVARVLQGVAAAFAGPVSLTLVVDSISERRRATVLGMWAALNGLSIAVGPLVGGLVTADFSWKWIFWLNVPIGALVVPLGMRKLQESRRPGHRVDVPGAVLASLGLSCLVYALIRGAADRWSSGVLSVAVCGVLLLAGFVIWEHRADAPMIPHALFRNRAFTLLNLVGMLMFTGMFGALFLMTQFIQDVQGYSPLAAGLRMLPWTAMPLLVSPIAGVLATRLGGRPVMLAGMLCQAAALAWASLIVSPHVRYGDEIGILLLGGIGTSLFFPPVADLVMGSVPVALRGVASGVNSALRELGATLGVAVLSAVFSVYGGYGTAKTFSDGLAPAVAVGAGLVGLGAGVLVVVRPAEASPTSPPLGQEAKAAHSTRHGVTD, via the coding sequence ATGGCTGACGCGCCGACCAGGGTGACCGGCTACGCGGCGTCGGCCGCGCGGCGTTCCGCCACATCTAGGCGCAAAGCGCTGTGGACGCTTTTGATCACCGGTCTCGGTATGTTTATGACCGGGCTGGACAATCTTGTCGTCACTACGGCCCTCCCCACCATCCATGCCGAACTCCACGCTGATCTCACGACGCTGGAGTGGGCAGTGAGCGGCTACACCTTGCCGTTCGCGGTGCTCCTCCTACCGGCCGCAGCCATAGGCGACCAGGTGGGACGACGTCGGACGTTCGTTGCTGGAATCGGCGTCTTCACTTTGGCATCAGCCGCCGCCGCGCTGTCCCAAGGCGGCAGTGAGCTCATCGTTGCCAGAGTGCTGCAGGGCGTCGCAGCCGCCTTCGCGGGGCCGGTCAGTCTCACCTTGGTCGTCGACAGCATCTCCGAGCGCCGACGTGCGACCGTGCTCGGCATGTGGGCGGCCCTCAATGGCCTGTCAATCGCCGTCGGCCCCCTCGTCGGAGGACTGGTCACGGCGGACTTCAGCTGGAAATGGATTTTCTGGCTAAACGTTCCTATAGGTGCGCTCGTCGTTCCGTTGGGCATGAGGAAGCTTCAGGAGAGCCGCAGGCCGGGGCATCGAGTCGATGTTCCCGGAGCCGTCCTGGCCAGCCTTGGTCTCTCTTGTCTGGTGTACGCGCTGATCCGCGGTGCTGCGGACAGATGGTCGAGCGGCGTGTTGTCAGTAGCCGTCTGTGGCGTACTGCTGCTCGCCGGGTTCGTCATATGGGAGCATCGCGCAGACGCTCCGATGATTCCACATGCCCTCTTCCGCAACCGAGCCTTCACCCTGCTCAACCTGGTCGGCATGTTGATGTTCACAGGTATGTTTGGTGCGCTCTTTCTCATGACCCAGTTCATCCAGGACGTCCAGGGATACTCTCCGCTCGCTGCCGGCTTGCGCATGCTCCCCTGGACCGCGATGCCACTGCTGGTCTCGCCGATTGCCGGTGTCCTCGCGACACGACTGGGAGGGCGGCCGGTGATGCTTGCTGGGATGCTCTGCCAAGCTGCCGCCTTGGCCTGGGCGTCCTTGATCGTCTCTCCCCATGTCCGCTACGGCGACGAGATCGGCATCCTACTGCTGGGAGGCATAGGCACCTCCCTGTTCTTCCCTCCAGTCGCGGACTTGGTCATGGGCTCCGTCCCGGTCGCCTTGCGTGGTGTCGCCTCGGGCGTGAACAGCGCCCTGCGAGAACTGGGCGCCACACTTGGGGTGGCAGTCCTCAGCGCAGTGTTTTCGGTATATGGCGGCTACGGCACTGCTAAGACGTTCAGTGATGGGCTCGCGCCGGCCGTGGCAGTCGGGGCTGGATTGGTGGGTTTGGGAGCCGGGGTGCTGGTAGTCGTACGCCCTGCAGAGGCCAGCCCGACGTCACCACCGCTTGGTCAGGAAGCCAAGGCGGCCCACTCCACCAGGCACGGCGTGACAGACTGA
- a CDS encoding toxin, whose protein sequence is MTIKAMKSLLTTLGQEAAQSIQRPAEPREIMEEFCRAMSVRSGRPIRLVFRAFPSDIPVSGMRLDCGDHSIIVVEERMVPEAQLVILGHELWHEEEGDCGHHIAGMPAAARALTADQTPESIQRAVEEILAAQEEVSRDAILTVAARSGSADDHEVDAETFGLLFGREVRTWMKGRYAEGPLNQSTVEGRINVSLASRGGRILS, encoded by the coding sequence GTGACCATCAAGGCGATGAAATCTCTGCTGACCACTCTGGGGCAGGAGGCAGCGCAGTCCATTCAGCGGCCGGCGGAGCCGCGAGAGATCATGGAAGAGTTCTGCAGAGCCATGAGCGTGCGCTCCGGGCGGCCGATCCGGCTCGTGTTCCGGGCATTCCCATCAGACATCCCTGTTTCTGGCATGCGCCTGGACTGTGGGGACCACTCGATCATTGTGGTGGAGGAACGTATGGTCCCCGAGGCCCAGTTAGTCATCCTCGGTCACGAACTGTGGCACGAAGAGGAGGGAGACTGCGGCCACCACATCGCCGGGATGCCCGCCGCGGCCCGTGCCCTTACCGCCGATCAGACGCCCGAGTCGATCCAGCGGGCAGTGGAAGAGATCCTTGCTGCCCAGGAAGAAGTTTCACGTGACGCCATCCTGACAGTGGCCGCCAGAAGTGGCTCTGCCGACGACCACGAGGTGGACGCGGAGACTTTCGGCCTGCTCTTCGGCCGTGAAGTGCGCACCTGGATGAAAGGCCGATACGCCGAAGGCCCACTCAACCAGTCAACGGTAGAGGGACGCATCAACGTGTCTCTCGCGAGCCGGGGCGGTCGCATACTCTCATGA
- a CDS encoding thioesterase II family protein codes for MDSTSWLRRFRKASNPRVRLVCFPHAGGAASFFASWQHRLPNDVEVLAVCYPGRENRINEACVEDMSQMVDGVVVHLEPLLDEGLVFFGHSMGAHIAFEVALRLEQTHGKGPLTLLVSGSEGPNYRARKKVTYNDETLLRHVRSLGHGDARLFEDPQLRSLLLPPLRSDFRLLENFRPPSGRKARVPITVYTGDRDPEVSPAGARSWSSATVGETSIVTYSGDHFYLIESQAELLQDVSERLARVDRFVSSHPDT; via the coding sequence ATGGACTCCACCTCATGGCTGCGCAGGTTCCGTAAGGCTAGTAATCCGCGCGTACGCCTGGTATGTTTCCCGCACGCTGGCGGGGCGGCAAGCTTTTTTGCCTCATGGCAGCATCGACTGCCCAATGACGTGGAAGTACTAGCCGTCTGCTATCCCGGTCGAGAGAACCGCATCAACGAGGCCTGCGTCGAAGACATGTCGCAGATGGTCGACGGCGTGGTCGTCCATCTCGAACCACTCCTCGACGAAGGCTTGGTCTTCTTCGGTCATAGCATGGGCGCTCATATAGCCTTTGAAGTGGCGCTTCGACTTGAGCAGACCCACGGCAAGGGGCCCCTGACGCTGCTAGTGTCAGGTTCCGAGGGCCCGAACTATCGGGCGCGGAAGAAAGTCACGTACAACGACGAGACGCTGCTTCGACACGTGCGGTCGCTTGGGCATGGAGATGCCCGTCTGTTCGAGGATCCGCAGTTGCGATCGTTGCTTCTGCCTCCGCTGCGCTCGGACTTCCGTCTGCTTGAGAACTTCAGACCGCCGAGTGGACGCAAGGCTCGCGTGCCGATCACGGTCTACACAGGTGACAGAGACCCGGAGGTGAGTCCCGCCGGGGCTCGGTCCTGGTCGTCGGCGACGGTCGGCGAGACATCCATCGTGACGTACTCGGGTGACCATTTCTACCTGATCGAATCTCAGGCCGAGCTGCTGCAGGATGTTTCAGAACGCTTGGCACGCGTCGATAGGTTCGTGAGCTCGCACCCTGATACGTGA
- a CDS encoding MAB_1171c family putative transporter, whose product MSPTFHVPYAVPTVLLALALFFKLPTFIRAWRDPEVRATTLLLFWATSALVVIIPVNIERLNKLTGIPNIAAPWAYSFLTASCATGLTMIMRWREEPSERRRRRIRRIYCIYIGIIASLWVTFFLASVSKPRIYDLDTYYANTPWMREHILLYLVAHLMSCLTAAFMLWKWFQEVEKPWLKTGVVFLQVGFALGLVFDAAKLTAVTARWFGTDWDWLSTKAAPPFAMLEAVLAAAGFIIPQAGPALQRWARDQSEYRRLWPLWRAVHTLMPAAAPAHFGFWVPLDLRVMQRQQRIHDALRILAPYFNTGLYHRAYTEAVTTHNRAEARAIAGAASILDAIASYRRGTPTHTSGQPPQIGPEITDHIAAISVALYRPRSLDSVRQRVTHTENFDTHA is encoded by the coding sequence ATGAGTCCGACTTTTCATGTGCCCTACGCGGTCCCGACCGTGCTGCTGGCGCTCGCTCTGTTCTTCAAGCTTCCCACGTTCATCCGTGCCTGGCGCGATCCTGAGGTGCGGGCAACCACCCTACTGCTCTTCTGGGCCACGTCAGCCCTCGTTGTGATCATCCCGGTCAACATCGAGCGGCTCAACAAGTTGACGGGCATTCCGAACATCGCCGCCCCGTGGGCCTATTCCTTCCTCACTGCCTCTTGCGCCACCGGCCTGACCATGATCATGCGCTGGAGAGAGGAACCATCCGAACGGCGCCGCCGCAGGATCCGACGCATCTACTGCATCTACATTGGCATCATCGCCAGCTTGTGGGTGACGTTCTTCCTGGCCAGTGTGTCGAAGCCGCGCATCTACGACCTCGACACCTACTATGCCAACACACCATGGATGCGCGAACACATCCTGCTCTACCTCGTCGCGCATCTGATGTCATGCCTCACTGCGGCCTTCATGCTCTGGAAGTGGTTCCAAGAGGTAGAAAAACCCTGGTTGAAGACAGGCGTCGTCTTCCTCCAGGTCGGGTTTGCACTTGGCCTGGTCTTCGACGCAGCCAAACTCACTGCAGTCACAGCCCGCTGGTTCGGAACCGACTGGGACTGGCTCAGCACGAAAGCGGCACCGCCCTTCGCCATGCTGGAGGCTGTCCTCGCGGCTGCCGGCTTCATCATCCCCCAGGCGGGACCCGCCCTGCAGCGCTGGGCCCGAGACCAGAGCGAATACCGGCGGCTCTGGCCACTGTGGCGAGCGGTGCACACACTCATGCCGGCTGCCGCGCCCGCACACTTTGGCTTCTGGGTTCCTCTCGACCTGCGCGTGATGCAACGCCAACAACGTATCCATGACGCTCTGCGCATCCTCGCTCCCTACTTCAACACAGGTCTCTACCACAGGGCGTACACGGAGGCGGTGACCACGCACAACAGGGCTGAGGCTCGCGCGATCGCCGGTGCCGCCTCCATCCTCGACGCGATTGCTTCCTATCGCAGGGGCACGCCTACCCACACCAGCGGACAACCCCCGCAAATCGGCCCCGAAATCACCGACCACATCGCCGCCATTTCAGTCGCTCTCTACCGTCCACGTTCACTCGACAGTGTCCGCCAGCGGGTCACCCACACAGAAAACTTCGACACACATGCCTAA
- a CDS encoding acyl carrier protein, translating to MADITRESSAEELTLWLTERVAFYLDTPAEKIDRGAELAGYGMDSICSMAILTEIEDNLDLKVDTMLLWQYPTINDLVGYLQTLIAEPELLGDIG from the coding sequence ATGGCAGACATCACCCGCGAATCCTCGGCAGAGGAGTTGACTCTTTGGCTCACTGAGCGTGTGGCTTTCTATCTGGACACGCCCGCCGAGAAGATCGACCGGGGTGCGGAGCTCGCGGGCTACGGGATGGACTCCATCTGCAGTATGGCCATCCTTACCGAGATCGAGGACAACCTCGACTTGAAGGTCGACACGATGCTCCTCTGGCAGTACCCCACCATCAATGACCTGGTTGGGTACCTGCAGACACTGATCGCCGAGCCCGAGTTGCTCGGTGACATTGGCTGA
- a CDS encoding helix-turn-helix domain-containing protein: MLADSGRELEPILVHRATGRVVDGMHRLRASILRGEGDLPVRYVEGSSADLFLRSVAANTRHGLPLTLKDRRAAVARILASHPHWSDRAIAAVSGVSPKTVGAARRRCSSEESPHSKDDDDASGVSKAIARVGRDGRARPVDMLQRREKARLLLAERPQATLRDVAEEAGVSISTVHRMRRTALAHPADTGREREAPPAPSSGPAPREGAQISAVGVACEEGPPRNAFERVEPLAETARTQPHAAVSLYRDPSIRYTDSGRALLRWLNDRSSELAAGERLLASLPPHCMRAAAEVARHYAREWERLADTVQRAERLINLREAQ; this comes from the coding sequence ATGCTCGCCGATAGCGGCAGGGAGCTCGAACCGATCCTCGTGCACAGGGCCACCGGCCGCGTGGTCGACGGCATGCACCGGCTGCGCGCCTCGATACTGCGCGGCGAGGGCGACCTGCCCGTCCGTTATGTCGAGGGCTCGTCGGCCGACCTGTTCCTCCGCTCCGTGGCGGCCAACACCCGTCACGGACTGCCCTTGACCCTCAAGGACCGCAGAGCGGCCGTCGCCCGTATCCTCGCCTCCCACCCGCACTGGTCCGACCGGGCCATTGCGGCGGTCAGCGGAGTCTCTCCCAAGACCGTGGGAGCCGCCCGGCGAAGATGTTCGAGTGAGGAATCTCCTCACTCGAAAGATGACGACGACGCGAGCGGCGTGAGCAAGGCAATCGCTCGGGTCGGCAGGGACGGCAGGGCCCGTCCCGTCGACATGCTGCAGCGCCGCGAGAAGGCCCGCCTCCTGCTGGCGGAACGGCCCCAGGCCACGCTCCGGGACGTCGCCGAGGAGGCGGGGGTCTCCATCAGTACGGTGCACCGGATGCGCCGCACGGCATTGGCTCACCCCGCTGATACGGGTCGGGAGCGAGAGGCCCCGCCGGCCCCATCCTCGGGGCCCGCGCCGAGGGAGGGGGCTCAAATCAGCGCTGTTGGAGTCGCCTGCGAGGAAGGCCCTCCGCGGAACGCCTTCGAACGGGTCGAACCCCTGGCGGAGACCGCGCGCACCCAGCCGCACGCCGCCGTCTCCCTCTACCGCGACCCCTCAATCCGCTACACGGACAGTGGGCGTGCGCTGCTGCGCTGGCTCAACGACCGAAGCAGTGAACTAGCCGCGGGCGAGCGCCTGTTGGCTTCGCTGCCACCGCACTGCATGCGGGCCGCCGCCGAGGTGGCACGGCACTACGCCAGGGAGTGGGAGCGGCTCGCCGACACAGTCCAGCGCGCCGAGCGGCTCATCAACCTGCGGGAGGCCCAGTGA
- a CDS encoding SDR family NAD(P)-dependent oxidoreductase — MGKLDGKVAVITGATTGMALAGAKLFVDEGAHVFITGRRQDALDEAVKQIGRNVTGVQGDAADLDDLDRLYDTVKQEKGSLDVLWASAGGGEPAPLGEITEAHFDAAFYLNARGTLFTVQKALPLFNDGGSILMTGSNASLGAFPGWSVYAGSKAVQQAWARIWLNELKDRRIRVNVLTPGQVATAKQEELFDEATKRQFESLIPRGQMGRPDEIATAALFLASDDSSYVNGMELVADGGTTAL, encoded by the coding sequence ATGGGAAAGCTCGACGGCAAGGTCGCGGTCATCACCGGCGCCACCACCGGCATGGCGCTGGCAGGCGCGAAGCTGTTCGTCGACGAGGGAGCGCACGTCTTCATCACAGGCCGCCGCCAGGACGCCCTGGACGAGGCCGTGAAGCAGATCGGCCGCAACGTCACCGGCGTCCAGGGCGACGCCGCCGACCTGGACGACCTGGACCGCCTGTACGACACCGTCAAGCAGGAGAAGGGAAGCCTCGACGTGCTGTGGGCCAGCGCCGGCGGGGGCGAGCCCGCCCCGCTCGGCGAGATCACCGAGGCCCACTTCGATGCCGCGTTCTACCTCAACGCCCGCGGCACCCTGTTCACCGTCCAAAAGGCCCTCCCACTCTTCAACGACGGCGGCTCCATCCTCATGACCGGCTCCAACGCCTCCCTCGGCGCCTTCCCCGGCTGGAGCGTCTACGCCGGCAGCAAGGCCGTCCAGCAGGCATGGGCCCGCATCTGGCTCAACGAACTCAAGGACCGCCGCATCCGCGTCAACGTCCTGACCCCCGGCCAGGTCGCCACCGCCAAGCAGGAAGAACTCTTCGACGAGGCCACCAAGCGCCAGTTCGAGTCCCTCATCCCCCGCGGCCAGATGGGCCGCCCCGACGAAATCGCCACCGCCGCCCTCTTCCTCGCCTCCGACGACTCCAGCTACGTCAACGGCATGGAACTCGTCGCCGACGGCGGCACTACCGCCCTCTGA
- a CDS encoding TetR/AcrR family transcriptional regulator produces the protein MTELEKGPTGRRRGRGARERILSASQQLFREQGINRTGMDQLCAAAEVSKRTAYQHFTGKDELVAEYLRRFDPSVLSGVFDRTDLTPRERLLAAFDIPPTTPLCPYIAAAVELHDPQHPASQYAREYKKAVAARLADTAREAGAADPEQLGEQLALLIDGAAARTRVLNTDAFPTAAAIAAVLIDNAIPATAGDDRRREEVPS, from the coding sequence ATGACGGAGTTGGAGAAGGGCCCCACGGGCCGTCGCCGCGGCCGGGGCGCCCGCGAGCGCATCCTCAGCGCGTCCCAGCAGCTGTTCCGCGAGCAGGGCATCAACCGCACCGGCATGGACCAGCTTTGCGCGGCGGCCGAGGTGTCCAAGCGCACGGCCTACCAGCACTTCACCGGCAAGGACGAACTCGTCGCCGAGTACCTGCGCCGGTTCGACCCCTCCGTTCTGTCCGGCGTGTTCGACCGCACCGACCTCACGCCCCGCGAACGGCTCCTCGCCGCCTTCGACATCCCCCCCACCACCCCCCTGTGCCCCTACATCGCCGCCGCCGTCGAACTCCACGACCCCCAGCACCCCGCATCCCAGTACGCACGCGAGTACAAGAAAGCCGTCGCCGCGCGGCTCGCCGACACCGCCCGCGAAGCCGGCGCCGCCGACCCTGAACAGCTCGGCGAGCAGCTCGCGCTGCTCATCGACGGCGCCGCGGCCCGCACCCGGGTCCTCAACACCGACGCCTTCCCCACCGCCGCCGCCATCGCCGCCGTCCTCATCGACAACGCCATCCCCGCCACAGCCGGCGATGACCGGCGACGGGAGGAAGTGCCAAGTTGA